Proteins encoded in a region of the Raphanus sativus cultivar WK10039 chromosome 8, ASM80110v3, whole genome shotgun sequence genome:
- the LOC108821050 gene encoding uncharacterized protein LOC108821050, with protein sequence MKGISRRNDGFHRYLKPGALAQIRNTRLNHRSTFPLTLSLPSRVADAATPTTMDQMPDLLRKTYGPSRIGRKKLSPARSVLRTMVDLNPSQNSTLESASSGGNNNLLSIIDALVAH encoded by the coding sequence ATGAAGGGAATCTCGAGAAGAAACGACGGCTTCCACCGCTACTTGAAGCCTGGTGCTCTCGCCCAGATCCGCAACACTAGACTCAACCATAGATCCACCTTCCCCTTAACACTTTCCCTCCCGAGCCGTGTTGCAGACGCGGCGACGCCAACGACGATGGATCAGATGCCTGATCTCTTGAGAAAGACATACGGTCCCTCTCGCATCGGTCGGAAGAAACTGAGTCCTGCTAGATCTGTCCTGCGAACGATGGTGGATTTAAACCCTTCTCAGAACTCCACGCTTGAATCCGCTAGTAGTGGTGGTAATAACAACCTATTAAGTATCATCGATGCTTTAGTTGCTCACTGA